TATACAAAACCACCTAAAATGACTAAAAACTTTCTAACTGTTTTGCAATATCGCGTACAAGAAGTACAGGGTGCCCAGTGGCACGACCacaatttgcgtaaaaatttctGCGAGACAATATTGGAGCGATTTCGTACGGTAaacactagggcgggtcgatttaaaaatcgctcattgctctgtgaaaatcgtattctagggatcaaaataagaaactttgccgaaggaaccatacttctaaaacgaattctgatgttccccaatttgggtcgaacgaaaaatcccactttgacccatttagagtgctccaatcgagcccaaatgtatgaccgacccccactaactttggacggccgatccacccatgccagtggcacaccccctggaactcccctggggcgttccccatacaatcatttcaaaacatcaccatttttggcctttacatgagaaaataaactaaaaagttcgacccaaattggaggacatcagaattcgttttagaggtataatTCCTTcgtcaaagtttcttattttgatccctagaatatgattttcacagagcaatgggcgatttttttgccaccCCACAAAAGATACTAAAAGTtagacccaaattggggggcatcagaattcgttttagaggtataattccttcggcaaagtttattattttgatccctagaatatgattttcacagagcaatgggcgatttttttgcctccccacaaatcgacccggcctagtaaaCACTATATTTTCTAGTGATGAagtccattttcatttaaatgaaagTGTAAATTAGCGAAATTGTCGTTAAAAGTCACCACTAATAAAACATCGACAGCCACTTCATAGTCCCAAAGAGACGGTTTGGTGTGCATTGCCAAGGAGCGTAAAATTGgaccaaatttttttgaaaatcgccgatGGCATGCAATTTCTGTGGACGATAAGACACATCGACGCGTGCTGAACGATGGTTTTCTGCCAATAATGAGAGAACAGCCCTCCttcagtacacacacacacacacacatggttTTTAATAAGATCGCGTGACTCCGCAGAGGTCAGAGAGGCCATGACGATAACGCGTGATTTCTTACCTAACAAAATGGATAAGCCATTTCGGTGACATTTCCTGACCACCCAGGTCTCCCGAACTTACTACTATGAATTCTTTTTATGTGGGGTACCTCAAAAGCAAAGTCTATGAAGCAAACCCAACaaccacggcagtcggttctacgtaaccggaatcCGTATGTGCGGCCAAGGACTGTGACTTCAGGAGCATTcaccgtatatgtatgggggatgtttatgctgctacaacaacaacaaccatttcagatctaaaataaaatattgtacgcGATGTTAACTGCACATCTAGACATGCGATTGCCGATCGCATACGAACTCTCAGTTTTCTCCCAAACGAAACGGTCAACTCAAGAGAGTATCTTTTCGTCGGCAATTCATCGCATaccatttcatttgaaaaatgtcgTCGAGCAAAGCACCTGTCTGCTTTAATACAATCAAAACATTGCAAGACACTtagacttgaaaaaaaaacgcatgAATCCAAACCTCCAACGAGCTAAATGGAGACTTCGAGGTAGTGAAACGCAAAATTAAGAGACTTCGAGGTAGTCAAacgcaaaatcaaaaaattttaactcgaaaagtatcatattacaaatattacaaaaaaaagaggttgtctgtaaagtcggtttactgacgatagtttaacgtgataacgtcataagaaaacactgattgaatggttgcatttttaaaaagttaacattaacataacataatatactttaacataacataacataacataacataacataacataacataacataacataacataacataacataacataacataacataacataacataacataacataacataacataacataacataacataacataacataacataacataacataacataacataacataacataacataacataacataacataacataacataacataacataacataacaaattaccccgtattaaagcacttatcaacagctttcatttgatatccatattgtacatacacaaccaaaggttacccgggtccacgttttgacctatatctcgagaccccagtcacggagcggcatgaaaaatactctgtactaaagcattcaccaacagcttcaatttgatatccatattgtacaaacatattctagggtccacgttttggtctctatctcgagaccctagtcacggagcggcatgaaaaatactctggactaaagcattcacgaacagcttccattttatacccatattgtacatacacatccgaaggttacccgggtccacgttttgacctatatctcgagccctatttccaaaataaaatataatccatgttactcgtggaggatgtagctttcgaatggtgaacgaatttttaaaatcggtctagtagtttttgagcctcttcattacaaacaaacaaagttttcctctttataatattagtatagacaacatatcttataaggtatatggtaaatattaccatacattttttccttcatatataataaaaaaattaataataataacattaaaacaacaggtattattaacaaagttggttttattttaaattcttcaagtgaatacaattaataataatcaataagaaggcatatgcaaatacaaatacgtaaatttatatatgtacatatgcgcatatacatacatatatacgctcacttaagtaggagagagcaagatgtcgaacgttgccgttcgtttgctttgtttgctttgtcgttcgttccgtgctttcgcttgcagttcattcaatgcaatgagcaaggtaactacatatgagcaaggtaacactaatgagcaaggtaacactaatgagcaaggtaactacatatgagcaaggtaacactaatatgagcaaggtaactacatatgagcaaggtaacactaatatgagaaaggtaacactaatgagcaaggtaacgacacattttttcgtgcgtgcagcctgttaaatcgaattataagacgttatcacgtcaaaaaataaaaataaagtacatgtagcgtagtacacataacagaagtgaaactttcaaggcagataaagaaagagagagatatccgagagaaaatgagagagaatgaatatatatctaaataaattcacaacatttgcggagaatacaaatatacaaaatttataaaaaacggagaagggtcgaggtaggtaaaaaaaaatctagaaaatattgaatatctAAATGTTGCTATTCACGGATTTCACTGTTTTCCGCTTCATTGACTTCAAAGAAAATCTACCGAATTAGCTGTCAAATCCTGAATTCGATAGTTCATGGCATGCGAACTAAATCATACGATACATATATCTTACTTGATTCATATACCTTTTGCTATGAACGGTCTACACAAGCGATTTATCCCTTACGATGTATCGTATGAAATTGCCCATAGCAGGTATAGATGCAGCATTAGCAGCAATGACATTTCGACATACTTATATTGTCCAGCGAGTGGCACGAAGTACGGCGGTCAAATTCCAAAAGTTTATCCGACGTAATAGTCAAcgatagattaacgaaaccaacgcaagaatgagtcttgtcgaagccctatgctctcgagtggagtgaacaaggaaaaaaaggtCAACTTTGAgcccaaattatttttaaaaataaaatgcgcacTTACCTGCTTTATAATagttattgaaatgaatttttcttatCATTAGTAACTCGTTTTTAATTACCGGACGCCCTGTACATACTCTTTACAGTTTTTTGACACCATAACAGAGCTCTTAACTGCATTTAAGTTCGTGGTGAAAATAGACATGCGGAAACTCTCATACAAAAGTTGTTTCCTTTCCGTAGTAAGCTCGATGATAGAattagaataataaataaacagatgaaaatatttgcttgaAAATACAAAGAATTCATCACTTTTCAACAACTTGTTTTGACTGATTTTAAAAGTTTCATCTACACCTCGTGGGACCTTTTCCTCACGTGATAAATACTACTGTTTATTAGTTTATTCAAGTCCTCAGCATTTTGGCAGCAATTAGCCAAGCATCGCTTCAAGtgttttatgaagaaatgaggggaaaaatttataaatagtttcTAAATTGTATGACCTTTGTAGCTTTATAGATTCTTGAGATTGtacaaaattaagtaaaaacatattttgattgaaataaTACTCGTTTTTCTTTGGTTTATTGGCAATTAGTGTGCGCGATAACGGTATTGATAATAGTAATAAAAGTAGTGTGGCGCACAAGACGTTGTCAAGTTTAGGCCGAGAATATTCTTTCTTCGTGTATTGTGGGTCTTTGAATTGTTTGGCATATCAAAGGGCCTACTCTTTTTGCATATTGATTTTTATACGGAGCTTCTTCCTGGTACTCGTAGATATGTACTTGGTTGCTTAACTTGGAGCAATCACCTTAAGTTATAACATTTTCTACGCCTACGAATGATTCACTCACAGATTTGGGTGCGAAATCATGACTCTCGAATTAATAATCGATATGCCGTGCACTATCACATTCAGTGTGGCAAAAGTTTACAGCTTTAGTAACAGTAAAAGTTAACGGTTGAGACTCCTCATTTTAATATGATTACCTCCACTTGAAATTGCATTTAGTCTTCGTTTTGTGTGCCGTACAAGCGTATCATCCAACCTCATCCAACCAATGTCCGCTGTTTCGTTAATTCTTTTCACGCTCCTGCTTGTGGCCACGGCCGCTACAGATGACAACAGCCGAATACAGCTGAACGAGGGTCGCATCATAGGCGGCAAAGAGGCATCGATTGTACGTCATCCGCATCAAGTTTCGTTGCGACACAGAACTTGTGTCGAGTGCGCCTACGTGCACGAATGTGGCGGTAGCATACTGAACGAGGACACCATACTGACGGCGGCGCATTGTGTTTTGAATCGCGATGTGCGTAATTTTACGGTGATCGCTGGCACCGACAAACGCGCCAGTTGTGATGGCATAGTGGCGCGCGTGGACAAACTGCTCATGCACGAACTTTACAATGCCTCTACAACGGATAATGATGTGGCATTGCTTTTTCTCTCCACACCGCTGACAAtcgacaatttatttattgcatctGCTGCACTGGCAATGACTGCACCAGCAGTTGGCGCAAAGGCCACCATCACTGGTTGGGGTACAGTTGAAGAGGGTGGTGTGGCTGCGAGCAAATTGCAAGAAGTCAATGTTTTCGTGCTGGAccaaaaatactgcagtttggCCTATGGGGGCCGCTTTACGGGCGCTATGCTGTGTGCGGGTGTGGTTAATGGTGGCAAGGATGCTTGTCAGAGGGATTCAGGTGGTCCGCTATTGGTGGAACGCCAACTGGCCGGTATCATTTCTTGGGGCATTGGTTGTGCACGTCCGCAGTACCCCGGTGTCTATGTGAATGTGTCGCATGTGCGTCGGTGGATCGAGTCAAATGTCGCTGCCAATTCATTGTACAAATTGAAATGAACTGAGCATATATACTAgaatgtttgtatgtgcatgaaaattgattaacaaaacaaaaaaaaagaaatttgctCTTTTGAATGAGTGATACAACTCGGTATGTTTTATGATTTctactaaatatttttgctcAGCATATTGTTGGTTATTCGTCAAATTAATTGCGTTGGAATTTATGTTTAAAttagattattttataaaaaaaatgtctaagttTACATTTTTCAAGCATTTAGGGAGgtgcaaagaaaaataagactcaattcaagaaaattagtaatcgactatatcgtgtctatgttatctcaatcgattttcaggtgtaggaaaatttagaaacatcaaaatttcaaaatgcgatatctctgcgaaaaaaaatgatatttgagcaaacaaaacgccatttgaaagaaGAAGACTTGTACTTAAAGATGCCAAcctatttttttggtgaaagaaaacatctgcaaggctatataacctcaaatatgggcaaaaacggtgttttttgcacttttaggttaggatatctcgaaaaccagagctgatagagcaattctgaggccagatttggattcagcgcatcataaaccttcgaaaatatatagtctggtttctgggtctgaatgttggttaaattgtgtcggcctgtgttatttaTACAAGCGTCTTTTATTAATTAAacagaaaattatttgtattagcTTGccatcttttttaaattattgaaaatgtgaaaaaaaatatcagaatGAGGATATGAAATGAAAGGTAATTTATagttttaattccaaaaaatttgggAATGGTGTTgctacataattaaaaaaaaattctttattaaataatgtCTTACAATTAATAAGTGAAAGaagtgaaaattctttatttacataGATAGACTCCATCCGAgagaatactttttttatagcttttacatattttaataattgtaaaacgtAAATTATCTATGgggaaaacaataattttataaattagaattaatttaataaataaaaattaattttataccgTTAATTCAAAAAAACTTGGCAATGTGGTTGCCACCTATGATTTAGTTACTTAAAAAATCACATACGAAATAGTCTAGCCTGATTTCTATAAGGGTGTcacctattttaaattatttaaaaataaatgaaaaattacaatttgaAATGAGAACTTTAatgcttaaaatattttcaaataaagttgcatttaataattgaaacttgtatttaattaattatttaaaaagttgcGACACAATGCATAGatacttcttcttaattggcgtgataaccgcttacgcgtttttggccgagtttaacaaagcgcgccagtcgtttctttctcgtgctaaccgacgacagttggacacaccaagtgaagccaagtccttctccgcctaatctttccaacgcagaggaggccttcctcttcctctgctaccaccagctggtaccgcatcgaatactttcaaagccggagcgtttgcatccattcggacgacatgacccagccaacgtagccgctggatctttattcgcttcgctatgtctatgtcgtcgtaaagctcatacagctcatcgttccatcgcctgcaatattcgccgttgccaacaagcaaaggttcaaaaatcttacgcagaatctttctctcaaacactccaagcgtcgcttcatcggatgttgtcatcgtccaagcttctgcgccatacgttaggacgggcataatgagagccttatatgtacatatatatgcgtaGATACATAGATGTATAAATAACGAACGAAAGATGATAAGAAAGCTTTATCTCTATTATCCCTGAAAATATTCGTATAAGGTTGCCGCCTATTtctaataacaaattaaaaattaaatgcattatTATGACTTGTGCATGAGATGAGAAGTACTTTAGATAGTTTTAAtcaataatattgttttaatagtgttgccacctaatttctaataagaaattaaaaattaaatgcaatattATGACTTGTGTATAAACGAGAAGtactttaaacaattttaatcaataatattattttaatagtgttgccacctaatttgtAATAAGaacttcgtatttaattaattattttaaatgttcaCAAGCAAAAATGTTAAGAGTAGCTTTATTTATATAGGTTTTATCTCAGTTAACATTCTTATAAGTTTGCCATCtgttttaaattacttaaaggaaaaatatgaaatacattttaatttggggaaaaagaaatccattatttggtggtttaaaaatcttttatggtcgatcttaaGCTCTTGGGcgacctggcttgcattttcgcttttatcaaagaaaagctgtaccgaattttctctttgctgacTTCCATTTTTGACACCCAGTAACTCgcaactgaatggaataaacaaaaaatagcaaaagaattttttagtgtaaaatgtcaccttgacgacgagcataaactttaaattgtttgatcgatacctTATGAGATATGGAtaactacagccatctaccgagaaaataatggatgaCTATTTCCTCATTAAAGCGCTGTAAACCCATTTCAATAGGCCTACCAACTCATTCTTAATACGAAATTCACttttaattaatgcaataaaaatgtaaaacatattAACttgataaaaaacgaaaaatgctaaaaaactttaaataaagcaataaattggGTAGAATGCCAGcaggtttttataataaaatgtaaactaaTTTAAAAGGTAAGTGAAAGTGGCATTTATAGTTTGACttggataaatttttaaaacgtcTCACTGAAAcgtgaaaaaaagtaaattaatataCAAACAACTTTTCTCAAGCACACCAAAGCTTGCGCTTGATGCTGACATCTTGAATAAATACCCCCAATTATTTCACGGTTTTGGCAACTGTTCAAACGACATCACAACGTAGTTAgtgcaaaattagaaaaaatgtcgtcgaagaaagcaaataaaaagacAATAAAAAGGTCTACAgctaagaaaatatttgcttcCTCGTTAgatttctatatatgtatgtatatttacttaaaaaaaaaaacgtcagtTATTCTcagtgagtaaaatttttttcgcaagcTCTTGGCTACTGAGGCCCAAGCTCTTCTttgaaatacattattttctcggtgatCGAagtctcgtaaagtatcgatcaaacaatttaaagtttgtgcTCATTGTAGGGTGAAATTTCGcactaaaaaaatcttttgctgCTTGTTGGAGTtgcagttggaaacaccaagtgaagccaagcccttctcgATCTGATTCATCCAATGCAGAGGATAGATGCATATCTTTTTTTTCCTACAAATAATGAAccaccatttttttcgaaacacAAACGGATGGTTCagatttttcttaacaatttttattttccatatttaGTGTAGGTTTTGAACCCTTACCTTGGTACAACGACCCGCTATGCAACATGACGGTTTGCGTTTTAATTAcctaaacaatattttctttaccatGAAAGCcagcaatttttcaatttttgttttttatatgtacctatgtatataaaaacCGCACCAGTTATGTTTGCGCCACTACAGTTATCTGCAAGTCTCGGCGAGAAGTATAGTACTTAATATTTCGCACTTAAAATGTTCGCACATATTGCCTGTCGCGCATTGCCGTTTTTGATTGCGGTCTATACCACCGTTTCTCATGCTGATGGCTTTATTGGAGGTACACAAGTCAAAGCTGAGACTTATCCATCCCTGGTCTCTCTGCAGACAATCAATGGAGCACATGTCTGTGGTGGCGCTTTAGTCAGCAAGAGTGTTGTCGTCTCTGCTGCACAATGCTTTGAGTTCTACGATCCTACAGAATTGTACGTCCGTCTTGGCACCAGCGACTATGCCAGTGGTGGAGAGCTCATTTCCATTGCCTCCTACAAAGTTAATGAGAACTTCGACTTTACCACCATGGATAGTGATCTGGTTGTGGTTAAGCTGAACAAAACTATTCACAAAACACACAAGATGCGTTCGATAAAAGTGTCCAAAAAGGAACCGAAGACTGGCAAAAGTGGTGTGCTAGCCGGTTGGAATGCCAAGGAGCAGCTTGCAGAAGTTGATGTGAAAATTATCAGTGTCGAAGACTGCGGTTCAGGCAATTATACCTATAGCAGTGATGACTTAACGAAAACTATGATCTGTGCAAAGCCGGTGGATGCGGAAATATGTGGTGCTGAACCAGGCAGTCCTTTGATAGTTAAAAAAGATTTGGTCGGCTTGATTTCATGGGGCTATGGTTGTGGTAATAAGGGAAACCCAGCTGTTTACACCGATATTACCAAGTTCCGCAAATggataaagaagacggcaaacGAATTAGAAAAGTAAGCGCacataaataagaaattaaagaaaataaggataaatataaagaataaatataaaataaatagaataaaatgtgctaaatattttcaataaatgtgtGTACTTCAagtattcaatatttcaatagaTTAATTAGTCTACGagtatacaaaataatttaatagaagGATTGACCAATAAATGCaatgttttctttttcgtttttcaaaaatgctCCACTGTACAAAAATCCGTACCAATGCAAGTACAATTAGTATCAGCGTAGCGTATGTAATCACGCTAGAAGGCAGGATTTATGTAATCCTCTAACACTTAAGAGTGCCTCAGGACACTAATTACAAAagctctttaaattttttgatgaactttttttttaacttaacggGTTTTTAATTGCTTCATGCATAGATTTGCCAGGTTTGCGCTTTAACTGCGGCGCTTTAATTGTGAGGGGaatttcggctgccacgtcacaggGGAtgcggcagccgaattctgcacaatCATTTCACATGCAGTCAAATGCTCGTCCATTCAGTCGTTGTAGAGACAGTATTGCTAATTTAGCGACTTTGTCGCTAGAATTGACGACTTTTGCTTGAGTCTTGGCGAAAAAACACGTTTTGAcgacaaaaattatttagcgACCTATCTGGCGACTTTTGGAGAGCAAATTTGAACCGATTTAGGCAATACATACTTTTCTGTCAACTTGATTACCCATGAATGCCCTTTACCTTGCATACTCTagagcagtggtcgccaaccttttcaatgactactttcaagattttgaaataaacagcgagctacttgcacaagccaacataaattaaataatacacagttatattcgacatacaatacatgtatttattttactaatatacgttctaaaTATagtaaacttatgacttatagtcatagcggccgccgtagccgaatgggttggtgcgtgactaccattcggaattcacagagagaacgtaggttcgaatctcggtgaaacaccaaaattaggaaaaaaatgtctaatagcggtcgcccctcggcaggcaatggcaagcctccgagtgtatttctgccatgaaaaagctccttataaaaatatctgccgttcggagtcggcttgaaactgtagctccccccatttgtggaacaacatcaagacgcacaccacaaataggaggaggagctcggccaaaaacccaaaaacgggtgtacgcgccaattatatatatatatgacttatagtgcatatacttatgcataactacatccatgttcacacctatcaatcgtaacaaaattttttgcagtcataatggcaaatcacaagcgacttaaaaaaacaacaaaacagtaatagtaaattattatataaataaaatatgggcagataaaaagagcatatttaatgagaaggttgacattctgactcatcgatttaatatttgatacagtcattcgaatacagttatccaaatgtatatctgtaagccgattgcggtatttatttttaataaatttcatattggaaaaagaagattcacacaaataagttgaactgaataacgctttcactttcaacgcaacactacataaaactgaatacttatctttacttactaaagtccaatacattttgtatttgaacctaaagattttaaagtcaagtcactttgaaaagcaatcagttccatttctgtcacagcaatatcttcgccaaagttgttcataacacaagttgcaaactgttgtatatcaatgtccatgatgggtgaaacaacaaattgcgtcactaaagcaattttgctgaaatccttgaaacgatttttgaagttttccttcaagttagaaactatttccatatgatatttactgtcatagggctctaatagatttttggatatcttttcggaaagaataggaaaatgcttagtatcgcggttttttaggttttgttcccaaaattcaagttttgtaataaatgcatttatatcagaaatcatttccgctaattctttatccctgccttgaagctgcaagttaagctcatttaatttctctgtaatgtccacaagaaaaccaaaatctctgagccaagtccaattttccagttcaggaatcggttcatcgcgttctttgaaaaattggagtatagcaggcaggacatcattgaaacgtctgagcactcgtcctctgcttaaccatcgcacttcagagtgaagaagtagctctccgtattgacagtcaatttcatcagccaaggttttaaataatcttctttgtaacgtctgagctctaatcttgttcacaattttcaccaccagtttcataacgttgttcaagtttagaaaatttccacataatgcttgctgatgtataatacagtggttactcagaaattgtggaaaactttcatccttatgacatagcgccacgagccccttatcacaacccaccatagctggagcaccgtcagttgtcaggcctaccatttttgatattggaattttctcagaagagatgagattttttaaatgagaaaacagctctagcccagtagtatgtcctttgagtggaataaacttcaaaagatcttctttaattgtaaaatcactaaaagccatcctgacaaatatggccatctgtgaggtgtcaactatatctgttgattcatccagttgcagtgaaaaataaatacagttatctaagtcacttcttaaaaaaatacaattgctcattacttctactcgcctcatcactgtattagcagaaagttgcatagattttatagcagacactatttcgtctttatttctaaagttggcgaataaagaatctgcagcttccaaaaatgcttgttttatgatttccccgtcttcataaggttttttcttttgtgcaat
The sequence above is drawn from the Anastrepha obliqua isolate idAnaObli1 chromosome 4, idAnaObli1_1.0, whole genome shotgun sequence genome and encodes:
- the LOC129244348 gene encoding trypsin eta, with the protein product MSAVSLILFTLLLVATAATDDNSRIQLNEGRIIGGKEASIVRHPHQVSLRHRTCVECAYVHECGGSILNEDTILTAAHCVLNRDVRNFTVIAGTDKRASCDGIVARVDKLLMHELYNASTTDNDVALLFLSTPLTIDNLFIASAALAMTAPAVGAKATITGWGTVEEGGVAASKLQEVNVFVLDQKYCSLAYGGRFTGAMLCAGVVNGGKDACQRDSGGPLLVERQLAGIISWGIGCARPQYPGVYVNVSHVRRWIESNVAANSLYKLK